In Trichoderma breve strain T069 chromosome 4, whole genome shotgun sequence, the following proteins share a genomic window:
- a CDS encoding RNA polymerase rpb2, domain 6 domain-containing protein yields MAPSATSTEWDHQFHTLRRQDLFRNPPTDHSAYPALQLAVNPHIESFNAIFRGDGKPGLLAHGLADIGTKVFLDGNDRAGPEGKNRLQIRIKEVTLQKPQVPPSNKLALNREIFPAECRERHATYRGKLSATFEYSINGGDVIEFTRELGQVPIMIKSNRCHLENNSPALLVSRKEESEELGGYFIVNGNEKIIRLLQVNKRNFPMAINRPSFTNRGAGYTTYGIILRSVRPDETSQTNVLHYLKDGNVTFRFSWRKNEYLIPVIMILKALVETNDREIFEGLIGPMGSKSAQNTFLTDRVELLLRTYKAYRLYSKSETRAYLGQKFRVVLGVPETMSDYEVGTEFLRKIVCVHLGNVDVTEKQDLDKFHMVLFMIRKLYALAAGECAVDNPDAIQNQEILLGGFLYSQILKERLDEFLSVSVQEFRKEFPGGIFRKSNENIANGLEYFLSTGNLVSASGLDLQQTAGFTVVAEKLNFLRFISHFRMVHRGAFFAQLKTTACKIMTDYIDVSSIPALVAELGAVETSSASTDESVVVMLDGKILGWSTPKESLRIGDCLRYWKVEGSHNVPLQLEIGYVPPSNGGSYPGLYLTSTPSRMVRPVKYLPLQKEDFVGPYEQPYMSIAVVPQEIESGVSTHVEFDPTNMLSILANMTPFSDFNQSPRNMYQCQMGKQTMGTPGTAIRHRTDNKSYRIQTGQTPIVRAPLHNTYGFDNFPNGMNAVVAVISYTGYDMDDAMIINKSAHERGFGHGTVYKTKKITLKDDSRTRAAKSVVKMFGFAPHSYVSAAYQGMLDDDGLPHVGRMVKEDDVLCAWHTVTPDYNGNLVNLDGLTHYEKYKDSEIGFIEEVRLIGAESGSEPLQTISIKIRIPRSPVIGDKFSSRHGQKGVLSQKWPMVDMPFSETGIQPDVIINPHAFPSRMTIGMFVESLAGKAGALHGLAQDSTPFRFDEENTAADYFGHQLMKAGFNYHGNEPMYSGITGEELGADIYIGVVYYQRLRHMVNDKYQVRTTGPVVPTTGQPIKGRKRGGGIRVGEMERDALLAHGTAFLLQDRLLNCSDYTRSWICRRCGSFLSVQPTVSQFAPGKKKAPSMVRCRNCAVRLDDSEGIDLTEIQGEIWEDGQGNCWVGGDQTTQVVVPGALKFLDVELAAMGVKLKYRIDRTDEPRKGPMKPLKQITAAA; encoded by the exons ATGGCGCCCTCAGCCACCAGCACGGAATGGGACCACCAGTTTCACACTCTGCGTCGCCAGGATCTCTTCCGCAATCCTCCTACCGATCATTCCGCATATCCTGCTCTCCAGTTAGCAGTCAACCCCCACATTGAGTCGTTCAACGCCATCTTCCGCGGCGATGGAAAGCCCGGCCTTCTGGCCCATGGCCTGGCGGATATTGGCACAAAAGTTTTCCTCGATGGCAACGACCGCGCTGGCCCAGAAGGCAAAAACCGCCTCCAGATTCGGATCAAGGAGGTGACCCTGCAAAAGCCGCAGGTGCCGCCATCCAACAAGCTGGCCCTGAACAGAGAAATTTTCCCGGCCGAGTGCAGAGAGAGACACGCTACCTACAGAGGAAAGCTCTCCGCCACTTTTGAGTACAGCATCAATGGAGGCGATGTCATTGAATTTACCAGAGAGCTTGGCCAGGTTCCTATTATGATCAAG TCAAACAGATGTCACCTCGAGAATAACTCGCCTGCTTTGTTGGTTTCACGAAAAGAAGAGTCCGAAGAGCTTGGTGGATACTTTATTGTCAACGGTAATGAAAAGATTATCCGTCTCCTGCAGGTGAACAAGCGAAACTTTCCCATGGCCATCAACCGTCCGAGTTTCACAAATCGAGGTGCCGGATACACCACATACGGTATCATTCTGCGATCAGTACGACCAGACGAGACGTCGCAGACAAATGTTTTGCATTACTTGAAGGATGGAAATGTGACCTTCAGGTTTTCTTGGCGCAAGAACGAATACCTTATCCCCGTCATCATGATTCTCAAGGCACTGGTGGAAACCAACGACCGAGAAATCTTTGAGGGACTGATTGGACCCATGGGCTCTAAGTCGGCCCAAAACACTTTCCTCACAGATCGTGTAGAACTCCTGTTGCGAACATACAAGGCCTATCGCCTCTACAGCAAGTCTGAAACACGTGCCTACTTGGGCCAAAAGTTCAGGGTCGTCTTGGGAGTTCCGGAGACCATGTCAGATTACGAGGTTGGAACTGAATTCCTGCGAAAAATTGTCTGCGTGCATCTGGGCAATGTCGACGTCACTGAGAAGCAAGATCTCGACAAGTTCCACATGGTGCTGTTCATGATTCGGAAGCTCTACGCCTTGGCCGCTGGTGAATGCGCCGTCGACAATCCCGATGCCATCCAGAACCAGGAAATTCTGCTCGGTGGATTCCTTTACTCGCAGATTTTGAAGGAGAGGCTAGACGAGTTCCTTAGCGTGAGCGTTC AAGAATTCCGAAAGGAGTTCCCTGGTGGCATCTTCAGAAAGTCAAACGAAAATATCGCCAATGGCCTCGAATACTTCCTTTCCACCGGTAATTTGGTTAGTGCCTCTGGTCTGGATCTACAGCAAACAGCAGGCTTCACTGTGGTGGCAGAGAAGCTCAACTTTTTGCGTTTCATCAGCCACTTCAGAATGGTTCACCGTGGTGCCTTCTTCGCCCAACTCAAGACAACAGCC TGCAAGATTATGACGGATTACATCGATGTTTCCAGCATTCCTGCGCTGGTCGCTGAGCTCGGTGCTGTTGAAACATCATCCGCGTCCACTGATGAGAGTGTTGTTGTCATGCTGGATGGCAAGATCCTCGGATGGTCCACCCCGAAGGAGTCACTGCGAATCGGGGACTGCTTGAGATACTGGAAGGTCGAGGGCTCGCACAACGTACCTTTGCAGCTCGAGATCGGATACGTACCCCCATCAAACGGCGGTTCATACCCGGGTCTGTATCTGACATCCACCCCGTCCAGAATGGTTCGACCCGTCAAATACCTGCCCCTACAGAAAGAAGACTTTGTCGGCCCCTACGAGCAGCCTTACATGTCAATCGCTGTCGTTCCGCAGGAGATTGAGTCTGGTGTGTCTACACACGTTGAATTCGACCCAACCAACATGCTCTCCATCCTTGCCAACATGACGCCGTTCTCCGACTTTAACCAATCTCCCCGAAACATGTACCAGTGTCAGATGGGTAAACAAACTATGGGAACTCCAGGTACGGCCATTCGACACCGAACAGACAACAAGTCCTATAGGATACAAACGGGTCAAACCCCCATTGTCCGTGCCCCTCTTCACAACACTTATGGCTTCGACAACTTCCCCAACGGCATGAACGCAGTGGTTGCTGTCATTTCTTACACCGGTTACGACATGGACGATGCTATGATCATCAATAAGTCTGCTCACGAAAGAGGCTTCGGTCACGGTACCGTCtacaagaccaagaagatcACGCTCAAGGATGACTCAAGAACCAGGGCTGCCAAGAGCGTTGTCAAAATGTTTGGTTTCGCCCCTCACAGCTATGTCAGCGCGGCGTACCAGGGCAtgcttgatgacgatggttTGCCGCACGTTGGCCGAATGGTaaaggaagatgatgttttgTGCGCATGGCACACAGTCACCCCCGATTACAACGGAAACCTGGTCAACCTTGACGGACTCACCCACTACGAGAAATACAAGGACTCTGAGATTGGATTCATCGAAGAGGTCCGACTGATTGGTGCCGAATCAGGCTCTGAGCCTCTGCAGACGATTTCCATCAAGATCCGTATCCCTCGTTCTCCCGTCATTGGTGACAAGTTCTCATCCAGACACGGACAGAAGGGTGTCTTGTCACAAAAATGGCCGATGGTGGATATGCCCTTTTCCGAGACTGGTATTCAGCCcgatgtcatcatcaaccctCACGCTTTCCCGTCTCGAATGACGATTGGTATGTTTGTGGAGTCGCTGGCCGGAAAAGCTGGTGCTCTGCATGGACTGGCGCAGGATTCTACTCCATTCAGGTTTGACGAAGAGAACACGGCAGCAGACTACTTCGGACACCAGCTCATGAAGGCCGGATTCAACTACCACGGAAACGAGCCCATGTATTCTGGCATCACGGGAGAGGAGCTCGGTGCCGATATCTACATCGGTGTAGTCTACTACCAGAGACTACGTCACATGGTTAACGACAAGTACCAGGTGCGAACCACTGGTCCTGTGGTGCCCACAACAGGCCAGCCCATCAAGGGCAGAAAGAGAGGTGGTGGTATCCGTGTGGGAGAAATGGAACGTGATGCCCTGTTGGCACACGGCACAGCCTTTTTGCTGCAAGACAGACTGCTCAACTGCTCAGATTACACTCGATCATGGATCTGCCGTCGCTGCGGATCATTCTTGTCCGTGCAGCCCACAGTATCTCAATTCGCAccaggaaagaagaaggctcccAGCATGGTCCGTTGCCGAAACTGTGCCGTCAGGCTCGACGACAGCGAGGGCATCGACTTGACGGAAATTCAGGGAGAGATTTGGGAGGATGGCCAGGGCAACTGCTGGGTGGGCGGCGACCAGACGACGCAGGTTGTGGTCCCCGGTGCGCTCAAGTTTTTGGATGTGGAGTTGGCGGCCATGGGCGTCAAGCTCAAGTACAGAATAGACCGGACGGACGAGCCTCGCAAGGGACCgatgaagccgctgaagCAGATTACGGCGGCTGCTTAG